The following nucleotide sequence is from Aquarana catesbeiana isolate 2022-GZ linkage group LG08, ASM4218655v1, whole genome shotgun sequence.
ataaaaattgTAATATTATAATTTTCTTCTACAACACCTTTGCTGTCTGTAAATAATGAATAAAATTCTGGGGCTTGtaagtaattttatagccaaaaatTCAGATTTCATCATGCATGTGAAAAATGCTCAAGAAGGAGAAGTTTATGAAAGCTctagatttaaaaatattaaaaacaattttGGAATTACTGTACAATAACTTGTTCAAGCTTATATGCCAGGCATCACTAAGTGGCAGACAGTGGCCAGGATCCGTATCGAGTTACTGTTCCATCCAGACCACCATGGTCAAACCATTTATGAGCCAGTTCTTTCCTCCAGCCTCCACTGATGTAATTCTCACAGCAAAGCAGAGAGCAGGAGGCATAACAGCACTGGACAGAGAGTGGGAGTTGCCCAAGTTAACTTTTTAAGTTAAAtgggcaggtgattggttgctaggaagcagggctgtcctagcaaccaatcagcagcttgttaatatgaaaagtcaaCTACGGCAGCTCCTGCTCCTAATGTCCATCCACTGCTGCTGTGCCTCTCGCTCTCCgctgtactgtgtaccgtgcaagGGAGGAGAGTGATGGGTGCTAAGATATAGCTGTAAAATACCGGGGGTGGTGatatgaaggggcagagcagaaCACTACAGTGAGGGGTGTGAAGGGGGCAAAGGAGGCCACTACTGTGGGAGTGGTGTAAAGGGGTTAAAGTAGGACACTACTGTGAGGAGGTGATGTGAAGGTCTGCAAAGGAggacactgctgtgtgtgtgtgggggggggtgatgagaAGAGGTGCAagggaggacactgctgtgggggggggggggggtgatgtgaaggggtgcaaaggaggacactgctgtgggggaatGATGTGAAGGAGGGTGAAGAagaacactgctgtgggggggatgtgaaggggggcaggggaggcaaaggaggacactgctatgggggagtgatgtgaaggggtgcAAAAGAGGGTGCTGCTGTGGGGTGGTGATGTGAAGGAAGACACTGTTGTGGGTGGAAGGTGACATGAAGGGGTGCAaaggaggacactgctgtgggaggGGTGCTGTGAAGGGGGCCAATGAGGACACTATTATGGGGGttgtgtgaagggggacagaggacactactatggggtggggggtgttgaTGTGAAGGGAGGCTGAGAACACTACCGTAAAGGGGATAAAGGAGTTTATTTAGGAGTTTATTTAGGAGGtcatgtgaaggggaactgaggacactactgtgaagggGAAAATGTGATGTAAAGTGGGGGACTGTAATGTAAacggggggactgaagacactgatgtaagaatggggttgtgatataagaggaggggggttgtgatgtgacgTAGTCATTGCGCAAACATGCAATTCGGACCTCTGCTGTAAGAACATTTTTCTGACCAGAACTCCATGGATTTTACTTTAATACCCCTGTTATATGAGATTTTGGTGATTTGGTTTAGATCGACTTAGAATGTAATAATGTATTAGAGAGGATTATATCATTCTATACAATGTTATGGGAGTTTGGCGGTGGTAGTGACTGCCAAAAAATTGCTATGTAGTCATTTTGTTGGTATCTATAATCCTCACTATTCATACTCAATTCTTTTCCCAACTATACAATTTGGTGGGGTGCCAACTCATAAGTTCATACAAATTAGGATCCAGTAACTTCGCTGTTACCACCAGCAACAGATTTTATACCCAACAATTTCTTAAAAGCATTTGTAAGTTTCCTGTTCCCCATGATCAAAATTAAGGAGTTTATCGTTGGGAAGCTAGCAGCCACAATGAAGCAGAGAGAATAGAACATGCTGCCCACTTCTGAAGAGGACCCATTAAATATAAAATTTAAAGCTCCATAGAATATTAAGTAAATAAGTAACAGAGAGGTAACCGTTTTTGCAGCTGATAAGTGAGAATTTATTTTCCCAGTGCCagaaccttcactgttgtgtctcATCCTTATCATATGCTTGCAGAGAGATGTGATGATTGCTccagctgtaaaaaaaataatggcgAACGCCACACTGGAAATCAACATGTAGGCCTGAAAAAGACAACCACACCTGCTCTTAACGTTGAAAGAAAGTGCTAATGTTATGTTACTTGTAAAATTAGTAGTGACAGAGGAAACTTCCATGTATAGGTCCCAGTAAGCTGGTATGCCGGCAGAACTAGACATAGCAAAGGAGAGAATTAACATCCATGGTACCATTCTTGGCAGCTTCGACTTGAGCTTGTGGAAGAGCGTCCCACTGAAATTAGTGATCTTCACGCAATAGTAAAAACATAGACAGGTGGAGCACCAAAGACTACAGAATGACAGTGAAGTCATGATGACTATTATGGAGTTGCTTACCCATTTGTGATAAAGAAATACCGGAAACATGTACAAGCAGACCTCATTAAATAAAACTGCTCCTTGAAGAAACATGTTAGAAATACTTATACTGTTAATGATTACATCACAAGGGTTGAATTCAAATATCTTCAGCCAGTCTAGGAAATGCACTATAAGGATGAATGCATTGCCAGTTAGCCCTGTTAAACAGAATACACTGTGCACAGTCACTATAATAACAGGGTGTAGATCAGGCATTATAAAGCTAGAAAATATAGATAGATTGTTCTTCCTGACAAATAACTGTATCTAGTAATGGTGACCCTGGGTTTTATGAGGTGCACTAACAACACATTATGGTTGTACTTTTTACTTTCAAAAGTTTTGATTTCATTCAATAAAAGATGCCATATAACCAAATTAACACACCAAATGTTCAGGTCTTTTGAAAGAAGCTAAAGGAAAATGCAAATTTCTCCTCTTTatgaaaaaacaatgaaaaaattagTTTCAGAGTTCAGAGTTGCACACATTAATTATCACAGTGATTTAAAAAGCAAGTCAAGAGAATTCAGTGCCAAATACAGAATCTCTTCACAATACCTGCCATAATGTTTTTCAAAACAGTAGGCTGTCCAATCATTTAGTCCAAAAAAGGTTTCTGGTTACCAAACATTAAAGTTTTGGTTCTTTAAAGATGAAACAGAATGCCACAGCACTCACCAATTAACTTTAAATAGTATTGTTTATGGATGGTTCCTCCTGGTTACTTATGGTAGTAGAGATCAAAGCACAGGCACAAGGATATACTTCCCAATCCAACAGTTTTCTTATACAGGTAGCATAATTCCACTTCAGTTCCAGAGGGCAAACATTTGTTTCCTCTATAATCTATAATCAATGCCTTGTTTATTTTCTTGGTCAACACTTTTCAACAAAATTCTAGAATCTTGCAATATCTTCTAGTGCTTGCTGATAAAATCGAGGCAAGCATTTTCGGGTCTAGCTATAACCTCTGCTCCTGTCTTGGAGTAGTAAGACATGGTCTACTTTTAACTAAGCTCCTAAATCTATTTAATTTACTGATCCATGTAAAGGACAACAACATGGGAACAACAGAATATTTGCAAGTCAACATATGACTTTGTTTTAATCCTCTATTCCTTATGTTTACCAAATACAAACCGTGTGGTTTCCTTGTGTAGTTCCTGTGTTTTGActcacaaaaacaaaagaaaaaaaaaaggtcacagaaAAAAAACTGCAAACTTTACAGTATTATTttattacatacaaaaaaaaactcAAAGCAAACCTGACCTGACCTAAAAGTGCTTAAGGTAACAGGTGTCTGCAGTTACTAATATCAGTATTCAGATATTCAGATCAGTTCTTGTTCCTGGAATTTTAGTTCCAGGTTTTCCAGAGGGACTTGATTTTTACCCCAATCAAGCATTATCCATGATGGCACCAAGTCCCATTCCCATTTCATTGACCTGTAAAATGCTAAAGCACATACTGCTCATTGAGCTTCTGGCATTTGGAGCAGACAGGGGTAAAGTTTAGCGGCACCAAGTCCCATTCCCATTTCATTGACCTGTAAAATGCTAAAGCACATACTGCTCATTGAGCTTCTGGCATTTGGAGCAGACAGGGGTAAAGTTTAGCATGATGAGGGTTATAGGGCTTAGACTCGGGCCCTAGGCTAAGACAGGTACTCACAGGAACCATCAGGTGCCTGCAACTCTGCACTGTTGTCACCTTGAGCATTGTCAGGCTGGGTCAGGTTCTCTAGCAAAAGTGTGCTAGCATATTGCAAGGGGGAAAATCAAAAGAGAAAAATATAGTTCTTGAGATTACAAAAACAAATCACCACTATTAGCACAACAGGGTCCCTAGAAATGTCATTGAATTCAATTGCTTCCTCACCATCCTGGAAATTCTTGGTGACCAGCACAGCATCGCATTGAAGCTGAAAatgttcttcttcctccttctttggTTTATCAGTCTATTGTATGTTAAAATTTCACTTTATCCTATCTCTAGCTCATAGGGTTTTCTTAAAATACTATTGCCCAGCCATTTTCATCCATAGCTCAACTGTGGAATGCATTAGGAATTGTCACTTTTTATATCCCTAGCTCAATAGTGAAGTGACCCTGAAAATATCTGTCCAGGTACTTTTTTTAAATTGAACACCATGTGCAGCCTCCTTTATATTAGATTTTAGGCCATTATCATAATACCATAGCTAATAATGTTGCAGAATATCCTGTGAAATAAAAGTCCAAAATGGCCAGTTCTTTTTTCAGCTGAAAGATTTATTCGTATTGCCTCCTGAAGATGTCAGCGCGATGAAACATATGTTAAAACGGTTTTACAGGAAGGAAAACTGGTCCGCTGGAGACACGCGGATGTGGTGAGAGGCCCGAGTGATTGGAGCTACAAACAGGGCTTGCGCTTGTTATAGTGAAGCCAGTGTTGTATGATAAAAGCACTGCATGACCTGGGTGCAGGGCAGGATGCACAGTTAAATGTGAGCATGATAGCTTATGGATTTTTAAAGTTGTATATGTCAGTCTCCTAAATAAAACAGGTtcttttacactattggagcccttttattattattttaatttattattaaatcCCTGACTGTGGTGAGAGGAAGGAGCAGTGTTACCTTGGATGATTAACCCCTTTGGGGGAAAGCACTGACTTACCTACTCTAGCAGGGGGTTAATACTGTCTAGTGAGTTCTCATATGTGGTGGTGGCCTATTGCTGAACACGGAAGCACTTTTTGAAGAGCATTTTATGATCAATAGAATTTGGTTTGCACAATTTGGACGGAGCATTTTTTTGGACAGTATTGCGCAAGATAAATGATAGCTGCAAGCAGCACTTGAAGGATGTTATTCATTATTGGATTTTCTCTTTAAAGCTGCACTATATGGGACATTATAATTTTATCGTTTGGTATTATTTGGTTTATTTTGTGGTTGATGGTTTAAGCGTTGTAATTAAGGATGACATATTATGTAAACACATCAGGTGTTACACACAGCAGCTGATTTTCATGTTCATTAAGTTAATATTTTTTGGTCACAGAGCACAGGTGTTTAAGAGGTATTTTTTGAAAGGTTTATTGCACTGGCGTCCCCTGATAAAGTTGTAATAGTGAAATACATTGGATGAAGTGATGTCATCCCAGTCTTTTACATTGAATGATTTTAAAGAGCAGTACTGATAACACTACATACACTAGATCATGTGAGTGCATTTGGTGTTTTCACCATATCCACTTTAATAAATCTTGCTATGCCATTTGAAGTTGTTTGCTATTTAAATATGGGGTGAGTTGACTTTTGGGAAAATattttaggtctgacctcatatagGAAGAGATTTGAGATAGATTTGGCTTGCTAGTTCTCATGGGTGAAGAATAATTATTCTAAGTGCTTTTGACGTTCCCATTAATTAGAGGGTCGGAATTTGAGCCTGAGTACTGCAGCCTGGTCACCCCAGTCCACAAGTCCACCTGCCAGGTTACCTAGCtcattataaaagggctgggacaCTTCACATGAGGaggctgtgcaaaaaaaaatttgaaaaactctgTGAATGGTGAGTTGACTGGCTGATTTTCTGTGTCAGAATGCTTGGGGGTTTCACTTCTGAGTTGTTTAGGATGACCAAAGGCCTCTTCTATGGGCTCTGAGGTAAAGTAAGCAGgactttgttttgttgttttactgTTGAAGTGAAGCATATTTTCTGTTAACTGAGTACATGAAAAAATGGATCTAGTAATCCCTCAAAAAGATTGGTTGTGTGGTGATTTCCTGCCACAGAGCTACCACCTGTGCATGTCCCCTGTAACAATAGGGAAGCATGGTTTGGTAACAACTATCCAATGGTGGCCATACACGTTTGATAAATTATTGAATTTTCCAATCAAACTCTCCCATTAGCAATAATTGATCTATAGTCGACAACCCATTCGATAGATATGCCACATGTGCTGGAATAGCTTTAGATGGATGGTTGGAATATACAATTGTAAGTTAATAATCGCACCTCTGTTGTCCCCATACAATCTCATGATCTGATTGATTGACATATGGTCACATTCATGAAcaaagcatctcagtgctgctgatcgatGCAACACAATTGATAATTTTCCACCCTAGATGATCTACTCAGTTTGATCGACTCTGAGTTTAATCAGGCCAAAATCGATCAGAATGAAAGCTATGACTATTCAATTGCTTGCTGGTTTGGTCATTTTGATAGAATTGCTTATTGATAGGATAAGAACAttgaagcatgtatggccaccataagaggGGATAGCCCAGTGGAAAGATCCCttttacttcctgctgtgtctctgggaTAGGAAGTAAATGCAAACTTGACATGGGTCTTAACCGTttcaatccaaaacaaaaaagttacTTTAAACTACTCCATGAATGTGCCGAATTATGCAAAGGCCTTTATCATCTTTGCATTACATGTAGATCTACAAGTTTATATGTGTAACACATGTACATTTCagtacaaagttaaaaaaaaaatgatcagacaactgatacacaaatattttgctttAAAATGCATCACAGCAATATTCAAATAAAAGAATCAAGTAAGTATTGCAGACGAGGATTAGTAAGGGCCTGGCCTCACAAATTTGAGTGTTGCGTGCAGAGCAACATGATGTAAATTGGGAGCAAATTCAGGCAACAATGTTGTTGTTGTGCTTTGAAATTATTTGTATTAAGTGACCAAGTAGTGGTTTCAAATACGTCAACACCATCTACACATGTAAAACATACTGAAATAACGAATAACAGCAGCAATAAAAGAGTAAATCATTAGCCTTTCTTGTGAGACTTGGCATTACCAACAATTCCATATTTCTTTTGGTATTGCAGACCAAAAAGTATTCAACATGATGGAAATCTATGCTCTTGTGCGTGTGATAACTGTTTCTATTAGTTATTATTTCCTGGAAAATAATTAACTAATACGCCCTATCAAAGATGCTATTATCACTAAATCATAAGATAAAGAGTTAAAAAGAAAACTTTTAGTTTTAAAACTGACAGTTTTTCATCTGTATACTTATTATGCCAAGCACAGGCAGGCAAGCAACTTTTTAGTTATGTATGGTGCAAAATAGTGCAACATAAAGTCATTATAAATATAATTTACTGTATTCAAtgctatattttattattttgggcAGTATAAATTAAATCATGGAATACCCTGCACATTGTAATATGGCTACTTGAGCATATCAACAAAGTTGTTAATATCGTTTAGTAGCAATCTACCATCTACCACTCAAAGTaacattaaaccttttttttttgtttttttaattaaaataacaaagatggtatacttacctgctctgtgcaatggttttgcacagagtagccctgatcctccttttctaggggtcCCTCCGCCGGCGCTCCAGCCCCTTCTCTTCAGTGAGTGCCCTCATGGAAAGCCGATTTCCATTGGGGCACCCATGCAGACTCACTCATGAGCCGCTCTGTCTGTGCCTATTGACACAGACCAGccaactcggccctgcccccactcccttgtcacagcatttgattgacagcagagggagccattggctatcaatctgcccaatgaggagggcgACAGCAGTAAGAGCCCCTGCTCTCGTGCACAATGCTGAATTGGATTGGGTTTAGATAagaataaggggggctggggggatcctgcAGAAGAGAAGGATTTCTTACCTTAATTCATAGAATgcaaagattgagtttgaggaagtggtgagacatctaGACTGATACGTCAGTTATTAAtgcgggaggagactgagggagtgaggCGAGGAGCAGAGAGAAAgatgtgtgtcgtcagcatagagatggtactggaagccatgggagtttattaatTTACCAAGGGAGAAGTTGTAGAAGAGGAGGGGTcagaggacagaaccttggggtacaccgacAGAAAGATGtagtggagaggaggaaacagagttataggtaacactgaacGAGCGCTGTAATacgtaggaggagaaccaggagagagcagagtcttgaaggccaagagagtggagctttttgaggaggaggggatggtcaacagtatcaaaggctgcagagaggtctagtagtatgagtatggagtagtggccattggttttagcactTAGTAAATGattagtgagtttcagtagggcaggTCAGTGGAATGTActaagcgaaagccagactgtaaggggtcaagaaggttgttgtcagtgaggcaGGAGCTCAGACGGTTATATTGATGAACAACAAATAGCAGCATGAAAACTGGATTCACTGGCACCAAAGCTTTATCTGTATTCCTGGCTAATATGGCAAATATAGTAAACGCTAGTAGGGCAAGTGATGCCACAGATAACCCAAACAGATCCCTCTTCAATGTTCCCTTAAAAGCACACATAAATTTAGCAAATGTTGGTAAATGTGTGGTATTACAGACTGGTTAATGTTCATGGATTTACCAGGACCTCCATAAATATACTGTTGAAGTAACAGCACTATGAATGGTTAAGTGTTGTGCAACCTTTATCAGAATGTTCACAAGGATGCACTTTATCATTCCATCTTTTACATTAGCATGTTATGGTTATTGTACAGATTAATTTGAGATGGATTAGGAGTACTATACACTGTCTCCTTccccccaacacccccctcccaaaaaataatTCAAGTATAACATGGAAGCAAAACCTcaaacatataggggttgatttactaaagggaaatccactctgcattgcaagtgcactacaagtgcacttgtagtgcagtcgctgtagatcgctgtagatctgaggggaagctctgaaattaagGGAAgcattgctgattttatcatccagtcatatgcaagcaaaaatgctgttttttattttccttgcatgtccctttcagatctacagcaactgcacttgaaagtgcacttgtagtgcaaagtagatttgccttttcgtaaataaccccctaattCACATTACATTGTTACATTGGGGTTAATCTACTATAGCGCCTAGTTGGCGAATATGCGAATGCAGGACTGTGACCGGCTAATTTTAGTCAGAAAACAGATTTACTAAAGAATGTGCGCAAAAATAGTTCTGAAAGCGAATTGGAAATCAGCGACTGTCTAAATCACTTCCCGTTGTAGGAGCAGGGGAATTGCAAGtgaaaaataatgtttagaacacGATTTCTCATACATTTTATGGTTCCTAGATATTTGGTACATCGTTTGTAGATGATCTGCTTTTAAACTTTAGCAAATGGGaatgttaaaacagaaatatgaacaAAACTTTATGGAGAGCTAACTTCCCTGTGTTTCTACAACTGTGTACTGACACAATTGCGCGTGCCCAGACTAGAAAAATAATCATGCATTAGTTTGCACAAcaggtaaaaaattaaaaataataataattagcatgAAAAGACGTAAAACACATCACAATTAGCAATGGTTTATTTATACACATGCACAAACACGATCGTGGCTCAATCCTGCAGTTTGGCACCATCTAGGAAACACGTTTGCCATTGCCaattatttaaagcagagttccacccaaaaatggaactttcacttTAAGTGTAGATGTAGGAGTGTATCTGCTCCCCAGGTATCCAGCTCTCACTTCCTCAGGGGCTCTGTGGTGCTGGAAgtgctggaaggaagttcacctctccccctccctccaatcttctgggacacatcacaggtcccagaagattgccggccaatcacagcgcgcagtgcggctcatgcatgcacagtgcgttcacagccaggcgcccacagtaagaatgctggcgccgtggagaggagggggagaggagcagggctttgtatgcccacattgctggaccatgggacaggtgagtgtctgattattaaaagtcagcagctacactttttgtagctgctgaatttttttttttttttttcggcggaactccattTTAAACGCGACTATGCTGATCGCAATTTCCCGTTCGAGGTCATAATTATTTTAATTAGGTGCAATTAGAAGTTCTATGACCATTGCTTCTCCTaattcttagtaaatcaaccccattgtgttttatgTTTCCTCTCAAACAACTTTGTACATTGCAAGCCTTGTTGCTGTTACAGTAGGCCATAATGTGCATGTAAAATTGTACATTATGTTATACTCTCCTGTTCCCCTCCAAGCTCAAAACTCTTTTAAATGTAAGTATTGTAAATATCTGATTTTGACTTGGTATTAGCCTCCTGCAGTCATTTGTACAGCAGAGCTTAAATAGGAAGGGAGAAGCATCCCAAGGAGTAGATTAGGTGTGCTGCAATACAGATAAAATGAGGGAACACTGACTGGGGAAAGGAAAAGACCTATAAGTGTtacttaaagcggtaataaaccgctgaaaaaaaaaaaaaaaaagacaaaaaacccctgcaagacaatagcataatgtgctagtatgcatcgtatactagcacattatgaaatacttaccttagaacgaagcccccgcaacACTCCCTGTCaccaccgagggagctgacatgttccctctgcgtttcttctgggatcgctggctctggcgctgtgagtggccagagccgcaatgatgtcactcccacgcatgcgcgcgggagcccttCGTTCTGGCAAGTTCCGGCAGGATACGTCGAACCTGCAGAGTCAAAATCTTCTAAaccttgcaggtttaggagatattctttttacctacaggtaagcctttttacctataggtaaaaattaccAAGCGGGCAATACAACAGCTTTAACTGCaatagagaaaagtcaggtctcctgctctgccagacagggttgtgctgaggGATGCgataaacagaaaaataaataatttttccacTTAAACAGCTTACATTTATTAATCTTTGTATTTGAATGTAGTCAGGGGCCCCCCGTCCATCTCCGCCTCCCCCATCCAtacgtctggcccctttcaggacaccggcacatggattccaatgcggaggggctgttttttttaagCAAGAGGTattaataggcttcaatataaggTGGGGTCGGGTCGCAAAGAGTGCGCCCCaagctcacccaggtgtgttacaacagcgaatctatattcgctgttgtaacatggatcttcctcccggccaatcaggaagcgggttctgacactggtcacccgattggctgaaagga
It contains:
- the LOC141105284 gene encoding taste receptor type 2 member 9-like, producing the protein MPDLHPVIIVTVHSVFCLTGLTGNAFILIVHFLDWLKIFEFNPCDVIINSISISNMFLQGAVLFNEVCLYMFPVFLYHKWVSNSIIVIMTSLSFCSLWCSTCLCFYYCVKITNFSGTLFHKLKSKLPRMVPWMLILSFAMSSSAGIPAYWDLYMEVSSVTTNFTSNITLALSFNVKSRCGCLFQAYMLISSVAFAIIFFTAGAIITSLCKHMIRMRHNSEGSGTGKINSHLSAAKTVTSLLLIYLIFYGALNFIFNGSSSEVGSMFYSLCFIVAASFPTINSLILIMGNRKLTNAFKKLLGIKSVAGGNSEVTGS